In uncultured Desulfobacter sp., one DNA window encodes the following:
- a CDS encoding PEP-CTERM sorting domain-containing protein, translated as MFKSNVTTSLLFSCIAFLLSVSSLHALTLTPASFTVEGMTYSPNKTIYDEIVNLGYDPLADYFAANYDNLMESTHSSTYTAGIYEKNDTGYLKPENNIGQAGDGLLNGEGDYFTNGAFIGYDSEGHAIGFDDDGNPYEGNALQDVYINDGNGPIDPGWIMLAETQINPTTADYQNLGADGPNIGTLLQITFDFSVNWTTGKWVLWTDPDKLAEVDEILEYGAFDNLALVIKASDGWAVYDLNFNTIFREEIEAGNTNTFGFKTAHTLWGSFTDVDFVNDNNEVQDISHLSLWARDPNPLSAVPEPATLLLLGFGLLGIAGVSKRTSRNMNKN; from the coding sequence ATGTTTAAATCCAACGTTACAACATCGTTATTATTCTCTTGCATTGCATTCTTATTATCCGTCTCTAGTTTGCATGCCTTAACATTAACACCAGCATCCTTCACGGTGGAGGGCATGACCTATTCACCCAACAAAACAATTTATGACGAGATCGTTAATTTGGGGTATGACCCGCTTGCCGATTATTTTGCTGCAAATTACGATAATCTCATGGAGTCCACGCATTCATCCACTTATACCGCTGGAATTTATGAAAAGAACGATACTGGTTACCTAAAGCCGGAGAACAACATTGGACAGGCAGGAGACGGACTACTGAACGGTGAGGGGGATTATTTCACAAACGGTGCATTTATAGGATACGATAGTGAGGGGCATGCTATCGGATTTGATGATGATGGGAACCCTTATGAGGGGAACGCGCTGCAGGATGTGTATATTAATGATGGAAATGGGCCAATTGATCCAGGCTGGATCATGTTGGCAGAAACCCAAATTAACCCAACGACGGCAGACTATCAAAATTTAGGAGCGGACGGACCTAACATCGGGACTTTATTGCAGATCACTTTTGATTTTTCAGTGAACTGGACAACGGGCAAATGGGTACTTTGGACTGATCCCGATAAACTGGCAGAGGTTGATGAGATATTAGAATACGGGGCTTTTGATAATTTAGCCCTTGTGATTAAAGCTAGCGACGGTTGGGCTGTTTATGATCTTAACTTTAACACCATATTTCGAGAAGAAATAGAAGCCGGCAACACAAACACATTTGGCTTTAAAACTGCTCATACATTGTGGGGCTCATTTACCGATGTCGACTTTGTAAACGATAATAATGAGGTACAGGACATTTCACATCTTTCACTTTGGGCAAGAGATCCAAATCCTTTGTCAGCTGTTCCCGAACCGGCAACACTGCTTCTTTTGGGTTTTGGCCTTTTAGGGATTGCAGGTGTCAGCAAAAGAACAAGCAGAAATATGAATAAGAATTGA
- a CDS encoding diguanylate cyclase, with protein sequence MRSSEKISERILLVEDDLVFGKDLVKALESEIKDPVTWTKSLAETLPCLDSSQRYFAAVLDFVLPDATNGEIIDVVTQKGIPSIVFTSVINSELRKIVWSKKIVDYILKDDQSSLGYLLSSLKKLKANKNHIILIVDDSLFFRRAISDLLYMHQYKLITATNGKEALEALKRYPEIKLVITDFNMPGMDGCLLCKTIREAYSKEELAIIGMSSERDETMAARFIKSGANDFIIKQSFIREEFYCRVAQCIENICLLKQTKLDAIMDYLTGLYNRRFFFEKGEKLFLSSRQFNRPLCCAMIDVDHFKKVNDTYGHDVGDLVLQKLAEIFKNFVKQNELIARLGGEEFCFVISGRDGEDKNDFRNQIEKRFNALKALTQATKIAYGDANQKLAVTISIGISFNTDNDFSDMLKSADNRLYYSKKGGRNLVTVTG encoded by the coding sequence ATGCGGTCATCTGAAAAAATAAGTGAGAGAATATTACTGGTAGAAGATGATCTGGTCTTTGGAAAAGACCTTGTCAAAGCACTTGAATCAGAAATCAAAGATCCTGTGACCTGGACAAAATCTTTGGCTGAAACGCTTCCCTGTTTAGATAGCAGTCAGCGTTATTTTGCCGCAGTGCTCGATTTTGTACTCCCGGATGCCACGAATGGCGAAATTATAGATGTCGTTACTCAGAAAGGCATTCCGTCAATTGTTTTCACAAGTGTTATAAACTCGGAATTAAGAAAAATCGTTTGGTCTAAAAAGATTGTAGATTACATTCTAAAAGATGATCAAAGCAGTTTAGGCTATCTTTTATCATCGCTTAAAAAATTGAAGGCAAATAAAAATCATATAATTTTGATTGTAGATGATTCCTTATTTTTTCGTAGGGCCATTTCAGATCTGTTGTACATGCATCAATACAAGCTTATCACAGCTACAAATGGTAAAGAAGCACTGGAAGCCCTGAAACGGTATCCCGAAATTAAACTGGTTATAACAGATTTCAATATGCCTGGAATGGATGGGTGCCTTTTGTGCAAAACTATTCGTGAAGCCTATAGCAAAGAAGAACTTGCCATTATCGGGATGTCCTCAGAAAGAGACGAAACCATGGCTGCCAGATTCATTAAAAGTGGTGCCAATGATTTCATTATTAAACAATCATTTATCAGAGAAGAGTTTTACTGCCGTGTCGCCCAGTGTATTGAAAATATTTGTTTGCTGAAGCAGACTAAATTGGACGCAATTATGGATTATTTAACAGGCCTTTATAACCGCAGGTTCTTCTTTGAAAAGGGTGAAAAACTTTTTTTGTCATCCCGGCAGTTTAATCGGCCCTTGTGCTGTGCCATGATTGACGTTGACCATTTTAAAAAGGTCAATGATACTTATGGTCATGATGTGGGTGATCTGGTGCTTCAAAAATTGGCAGAGATATTCAAAAATTTCGTGAAACAAAATGAATTGATAGCCAGGCTGGGCGGTGAAGAATTCTGTTTTGTGATATCTGGAAGGGATGGGGAAGATAAAAATGACTTCCGAAATCAGATTGAGAAACGATTTAATGCATTGAAGGCCCTTACTCAGGCCACAAAAATAGCTTATGGCGATGCAAATCAAAAATTGGCGGTAACAATTAGTATCGGTATATCTTTTAATACGGATAACGATTTTTCAGATATGCTGAAATCAGCCGACAATAGGCTTTATTATTCAAAAAAAGGTGGGCGGAATTTAGTGACCGTCACCGGATAA